In one Cloacibacillus porcorum genomic region, the following are encoded:
- a CDS encoding metal-dependent hydrolase family protein: protein MSEYTLVRCGTLIDGRGGEPAADAALLLKGSRIAAAGKYEETAKEAPAGTPILDYHDKYVTPGIIDAHVHVTIDPEADFTGFVGRDSDTRIAHRGMVNLKKTLDGGVTFIRDLGGYRHIDIELKKLRDEGLIEGCGLLASGEMITMTGGHGWKIGRECDGPSEVRKAAREQIKAGATVIKIMATGGNLTPGPQGAPQLSEEEIRAAVEEAHKSGKRTTTHSHSAEGVKNALRAGIDCIEHGMFIDDEALDFMKKHDIPYVPTLVAPWICAMVGEERGLSKEAVEKTKSAIGRHMASFKKAVAKGIRIAMGTDAGTPFCEHGKAYIGELKLMVEGGFTPMQAITAATKSSAEVVGVSDSRGTLEPGKEADFLVLDVNPLDNLEAFGDIREVYQGGRRVERKYHR, encoded by the coding sequence ATGAGTGAATATACCTTGGTCAGATGCGGAACCCTGATAGACGGAAGGGGAGGAGAGCCTGCAGCGGACGCCGCGCTTCTGCTGAAAGGCAGCCGGATAGCCGCGGCCGGCAAATATGAAGAGACGGCAAAAGAGGCTCCCGCGGGAACGCCGATACTTGATTACCACGATAAATATGTCACTCCCGGCATTATTGACGCCCATGTTCATGTAACTATAGATCCCGAAGCCGACTTCACCGGCTTTGTGGGACGCGACAGCGACACCAGGATCGCCCATCGCGGCATGGTGAACTTAAAAAAGACGCTCGACGGCGGCGTCACCTTCATCCGCGACCTCGGCGGCTACCGCCACATCGACATCGAACTGAAAAAACTGCGCGACGAGGGGCTGATCGAGGGCTGCGGCCTGCTGGCGAGCGGCGAGATGATAACGATGACCGGCGGTCACGGCTGGAAGATCGGGCGCGAATGCGACGGCCCCTCCGAGGTGAGAAAAGCGGCGCGGGAACAGATCAAGGCGGGGGCCACGGTGATAAAGATCATGGCGACCGGAGGCAACCTCACGCCGGGACCGCAGGGAGCGCCGCAGCTCTCGGAAGAAGAGATACGCGCCGCGGTTGAAGAGGCCCATAAATCCGGCAAACGCACGACGACGCACTCTCACAGCGCGGAAGGGGTGAAGAACGCCCTGCGTGCCGGCATCGACTGTATTGAACACGGCATGTTCATAGACGATGAGGCTCTTGACTTTATGAAAAAGCACGACATTCCATATGTGCCTACGCTCGTAGCCCCATGGATCTGCGCAATGGTGGGAGAGGAGCGCGGACTCAGCAAAGAGGCGGTTGAAAAGACCAAGAGCGCCATCGGGCGGCATATGGCGAGCTTCAAAAAGGCTGTGGCCAAAGGAATCAGGATCGCAATGGGCACCGATGCCGGCACCCCCTTCTGCGAACACGGCAAGGCTTACATAGGGGAGCTTAAGCTGATGGTCGAAGGCGGATTCACACCGATGCAGGCGATCACAGCGGCGACCAAGAGCTCCGCTGAGGTGGTCGGCGTCAGCGACAGCCGCGGTACTCTCGAACCGGGTAAAGAGGCCGACTTCCTTGTACTTGACGTCAACCCTCTCGACAACCTGGAGGCCTTCGGCGATATCCGCGAAGTATATCAGGGCGGACGCAGAGTCGAGAGAAAATATCACAGATAG
- a CDS encoding RidA family protein, whose amino-acid sequence MKIENKLKELGIELFPGIKPIGSYVPFVQSGSLIYISGQGPSIMGEYTRYLGKVGEDITKEEAKEAAAVTAVNLVSILKDAVGDLDRVKRIVSVHGFVNSTPDFTEQPYVINGASDLLVELFGEKGRHSRCAMSVNSLPLNICVEVELIAEVEQ is encoded by the coding sequence ATGAAAATCGAAAATAAGCTGAAAGAGCTTGGTATAGAACTTTTCCCTGGTATTAAACCGATCGGCAGCTACGTCCCTTTTGTTCAGAGCGGCAGCCTGATTTATATATCGGGACAGGGACCGAGCATTATGGGCGAATACACCAGATATCTTGGCAAAGTCGGCGAGGATATTACTAAAGAGGAGGCAAAGGAGGCCGCGGCCGTTACGGCGGTCAACCTCGTCTCCATTCTTAAAGATGCCGTCGGGGACCTTGACCGCGTTAAGCGAATCGTCAGCGTCCACGGTTTCGTCAACAGCACGCCGGACTTTACGGAGCAGCCCTACGTTATAAACGGAGCTTCGGACCTTCTCGTAGAGCTGTTTGGAGAAAAGGGCCGACACTCAAGATGCGCGATGTCTGTCAACTCGCTTCCGCTTAACATCTGTGTGGAAGTCGAATTGATAGCTGAAGTAGAACAATAA